CATTTCCCCGGCGCCGCCGTATAGCTTGGCGTCCGCGGCGACGAGCATGTCCTGGATGAAGTTCACCGACAGGTCGGCGCCGACGATGCCTTGGAACTTGCCCTCGACCAGGATCGGTTCGATGAACGAGGCGAGCATGGTCATCGTATTGCCGACGCGGTAGGGCGCCGGGTCGATCACGCAGGCTTTCTTGCTGTCCTGGGAGCACAGGTAGTACTCACTGGCGCGAATACCCGTGGACAGCAGTTTCTGGTCGGTCACGTCGGCGAGCTTTTCCAGGCCCAGGGTGCCGTCCTGATTACGAAACCACCACGGCAGGAAGCGCCCGTTGGTTTCCATGCCCAGCACTTGGCTGTTCACATAGTTGGCGTCGTCGTGGTCGATGGCGTTCGGTTCCCAGGCGATGTAGGCACCGAGGATTTTCGGGTTGCGCACCACGGTTTCCCGCAGCAGGCTGATCATCTGTTCACGAGGGAGCTTCAACTGCGGGCTGCCATCCGTGCCGCTCATGCCCATCAAGGCGTTGGTAGTTGCCAGGCCCCGGGCGAGCAACAGTGGCGCTTCGAGCTCCCGTTGGATCAAGCTGGCCTGGGTATGGGCGAGGGCGCTGAGGCGTTGCTCGATGAGTTGTTCAAACTGCGCCTTGGTCCGCTGTTGCACCATCTCCTGAGTACGGGCGCCGGCGAACAATGCATACAGCACCAGGGCGCCGACCACGCTGAGCACAATGGCTCCGGCCAGGGCGGCGACGGAAAATTGGATCGATTTGAATTTCATAAAGGCTCCGGACGCGGAAATGACGTCTGGAATTTTTATCGGCGTTTTCCGGGCCCGACATGAGGCGCTGTTCGTCGGATGACTGTTTTGGCATCGTCGGTGTCGCAAATGGCCGGGTTGGGATCTGACCGAAAAATCGGTAATCCGCTTCTGTGTATCTGGCGCCGATACAAATCAACGCCTAGGATACGCCCACGATTCCATGGAGCTTCTTTTGTATGAACAAGACTTTGATCGTGAGTGCCTTGAGCGCGGGTCTGCTGCTCGCCGGTTGCCAGTCGGTCAACACCACCAGCGGCGGAGCCGTGGGCGTGGAGCGCAAGCAGTACATGTTCAGCATGCTGTCGACCGCTGAGGTCAACCAGATGTATGCGCAGTCCTATCAGAAAAGCATGGGCGAAGCGAAAGCCCAGGGCGTGTTGGACAAGACCAGCAGCGATGCCAAGCGCGTCCAGGCCATCTCCAGCCGGTTGATCGCCCAGGCACCGGTGTTCCGTCCGGATTCGGCGCAATGGAACTGGGAAGTGAACCTGATCAAGAGCGACGAGCTCAACGCCAGCTGCGGCCCTGGCGGGAAAATCATTTTCTACACCGGCTTGATCGAAAAGCTGAAGCTCAACGACGATGAAATCGCCGCGATCATCGGCCATGAAATCGCCCACGCCTTGCGCGAGCACGGCCGTGAAGCGATGTCCAAGGCCTATGGCATCGAAATGGCCAAGCAGGGTGCCGGTGCCATATTCGGCCTGGGCCAGGACAGCCTGGCGCTGGCCGATACCGTGGCCAACTACGGCATGACCTTGCCCAACAGTCGTGGCAACGAGAACGAAGCCGACCTGATCGGCCTCGAACTCGCCGCCCGGGCCGGCTACGACCCGAACGCTGCAATCACCTTGTGGAATAAAATGGCCAAGGCTTCGGAGGGGGCGCCACCAGAGTTCATGAGCACCCACCCGGCGTCGAGCAGCCGGATCGCTTCGTTGCAGGCGGCGATTCCGAAGGTTATGCCGCTTTATCAGCAGGCTAAAAAGTAAGCGTCGTCATGCAGTAAAGCTGTGGCGAGGGGGCTTGTTCCCTCGCCACAACAGCCTCAAACCCATCCACTGCTCTGCATCGCCTTGTACACCGCCACGATCGCCAGGATGAAGAACGCCGAGGCGGCCAGGCGGCGGATGAGGGTCAACGGCAGTTTCTCGGCGGCGAAGTTGCCGGCCAGTACCACCGGCACGTTGGCAATCAACATGCCCACGGTGGTGCCAATGATCACCAGCCACAGTTCAGGGTATTGCGCAGCGAGCATGACCGTGGCGATCTGGGTCTTATCGCCGATTTCCGCCAGGAAGAAGGCGATCAGCGTGGTCAGGAAAGGTCCGAACTTGCGGGCGGTATTGGCTTCGTCGTCGTCCAGCTTGTCCGGCACCAGGGTCCACAGCGCCGTTGCCGCGAAGCTGGCCGCCAGTATCCAGTGCAACACCGCGTCCGAGAAGAACCCGCCGACCCAGGCGCCCACCGCGCCGGCCGCCGCATGGTTGGCCAGGGTCGCGGCGACGATGCCGGCGATGATCGGCCAGGGTTTACGAAAGCGAGCGGCGAGGATCAGCGCGAGCAGTTGCGTCTTGTCGCCGATTTCGGCCAGCGCAACGATAGCGGTCGGTACGAGGAAAGAGTCCAGCATCAGGGGATTCCTAAGAGGGGCGGGTCGACACGGCTATGACACGTACAGCCTCCCCGCCCCGGGTAAGGTGTGCGTGTCATAGGTCTTGTCAAACCCAGCGACCCTCTATGGGGGCGCTTGGGCCGCATACGCCATGGTCTGCTGACCAAGTATGTTGACGTATGCCGGGCGAGCATGGCGCTCGCGGGAGACTACTCCCCTAGGACGGTGCGGATTCTGCCTAGGCAAATCCGTTTGGGCAAGCGCTGTTTTTCTAAAACGCTTCAGCCGCGCTTGGCTCGGTAAATGCGAAAACCCTGGCCTTCGGCCTTGATCGCACAGATACCCAGATGCTCTTCGATCAATGGCTGATATTTGAGGAAACTGTTCGCCACCAAGCGCAGCTCGCCGCCGTTTTTCAGATGTTTGGCTGCTTTTCGCAGCAAGTTTTCTGTAGCGTGGTAATCGGTGTGGACGCCGACATGGAACGGCGGATTGCTCAGGATCGCGCTCAAGCCCATCGGCGCGGCATCGATGCCATCGCCGGTCAAAACCTCGGCTTCCAAGCCGTTGGCGGCCAGCGTCAGGCGACTGCTGGCGGCCGCGAAAGCGTCGACGTCAAGCAGCGTCACCGTGTTGTGCGGGTAACGGCGCTTGACTGCTGCTCCCAGCACCCCGGCGCCGCAGCCGAAATCCAGCAAATGGCCGCTGGGTAGTTTGTCCAGGTGTTCCAGCAGCAGCGCACTGCCGCGATCCAAGCGACCGTGACTGAACACGCCTGGCAGGCTGATCACCGTCAGCGGGCCCTCGGCGAGCGGCAATTGGTAACTTTGGGCCAGGCTTTCCAGGGGCTTGGCTTGGGGCGCATTGGCGACCGTGACCTGCCAGAGTTGGCAATGGCGCGCACTGTCGAGCTTGCGTGGCTTGCCGAAAGGGTTGAGCTGCTTGGACGCGCCTTCTATGCCGCTGCGCTTTTCGCCCACCAGGTACACTTCGCGACCGGCCAAGCGTGACGCCACGGCATTGAGAACGTAGTCGGTGAGGTCCTTGGCCTTGGGCAGGAACACCACGGCGGTGTCGAATTCGCGCTCCGGAACGTTCACGCCAAACTGGCTGCGTTCCGGGAACCGCGCGTCCAGCGCCGCCTGGTCGCCGGCGTGCCAGCACCAGCCATGAGCCTCGGGCAAGCGGCCGAGCAGATCATCGGCGGGCAGGCCGGCCAGCAGGACCGAACCCTGGAATAACTCGGCCTGACGAAGCAGTACTTCACTGCGCGGATCCATGGGCTGCTCCTTGAAAAAAAGTGCGGCAGTTTATCAACTGACGACACGTCGCGCTGTACCGCTGAAGAACCCTTGCGCGTTTTCCGTCAGTTGGCCGACGATTCGCTGGCGTGCCTCGCGGCTGCCCCAGGCGTTGTGGGGCGTGACGATCAACCGGGGGATGTCGCCGGCCAACAGCGGATTGCCCTGGGTCGGCGGCTCGACGCTCAGCACGTCGGTGGCAGCGCCGCCCAAGTGACCGCTGCGCAAGGCGTCGGCGAGGGCCTGTTCGTCTACCAGTCCGCCGCGTGCGGTGTTGACCAGGAACGCGCCGGGCTTGAGCAATGCCAGTTCGCGCGCGCCGATGAAATGGCGGGTGTGCTCGGTGAGCGGGCAGTGCAGGGTCAGGGCGTCAACTTGCGGCAGCAGCTCGTCCAGCGGCACGCGGTCGGGGCGGGCAGGGCGACCTGGAATCTGCCCCGGCAGCACGCGCATGCCAAAGGCTTCGGCCAGCCGCGCGACGGCACCGCCCAGTTCGCCATGACCCAGCAAGCCGAGGGTCTTGCCCTCCAGTTCGACAATTGGGAAATCCAGCAGGCAGAACTGCGGAGCCTGTTGCCAACGACCTTCGCCAACGGCTTTTTGGTAGTCGGCCAACCGCGTCGCCAGGTTCAGCAACAGCATGATCGTGTGCTGTGCCACCGACGGCGTGCCGTAGCCCTGGCAGTTACACACGGTGATGCCATGCTGGCGGGCGGCGGCCAGATCGACGTTGTTGGTGCCGGTGGCGCTGATCAGGATCAGTTTGAGTTCCGGGCTGGCGGCCATGGCGGCGGCATCGATCACCACTTTGTTAGTGATTGCCACCGTGGCGCCCTTGAGCCGCTCTGTCACTTGATCCTGGGTGGTCCGGGCGAACAGTTGCAGCTCACTGAAACATTGGCGCAACGGGCTCAAGTCGAGGTCACCGAGGTCCAGGGAAGGATGGTCGAGAAAAACGGCGCGAGCGGTATTCGTCATCAGCTGTACCTGTTATCTAAAAGACCGAAAGCGTAATGTGGCGAGCCTATCAGATGCGTTGCGGCCGTGGTGCCGTAGACCCGTGGGATTTCATTTAACACAAGACTGTCGCAAGGAGCCCCATCATGTACCTCGCCGAATTCCTCACCGTCGCCCTGATCCACCTCTTGGCCGTCGCCAGTCCCGGCCCGGACTTTGCCGTGGTGGTACGGGAAAGCGTGACCCACGGTCGCCGCGCCGGGACGTGGACGGCGCTGGGCGTGGGTACGGCGATTTTCCTGCACGTGGGCTATTCGCTGCTGGGCATCGGCCTGATCGTGTCCCAATCGATCGTACTGTTCAACGCACTGAAGTGGGCCGCCGCCGCGTACCTGTTGTACATCGGCTTCAAGGCCTTGCGAGCGCAACCGGCCAAGGCCACCGAGGAAAACCTGCACAAGGCAGTGGGCGAACGTACCGCGCGCGGCGCGTTCACGGCTGGCTTCATCACCAACGGCTTGAACCCCAAGGCGACGTTGTTCTTCCTGTCCCTGTTCACCGTGGTGATCAATCCCCATACGCCGCTGGCGGTCCAGGCCGGCTACGGCGTTTACCTGGCCGTCGCCACGGCGGCCTGGTTCTGCATGGTGGCGATGCTGTTTAGCCAGGCGCGGGTGCGCGCCGGTTTCGCCCGCATGGGCCATTGGTTCGACCGGACCATGGGCGCGGTGCTGATTGCCATTGGCGTGAAGCTGGCGTTTACCGAGGCGCATTGATCGAGGTCCCCGCGCGCCACCACGTGGCGCGCGGGTAACGCTCAACGATTACGGGCGTAGTCCAGGAAAACGTCGAGGTTGTCGCTGCACAGCAGAGGCGACACCGCCTTCACTTCCTCCACCGGCCATTCCCACCAGGCCGATGCCAGCAACGCCTGGCGAACCGGCTCGTCGAAGCGCCAGCGAATGAACCGGCACGGGTTACCGCCCACCAGGGCGTAAGGCTCGACATCCCGTGTTACCACCGCGCCGGCCGCCACCACGGCGCCGTGGCCAATCGTTACCCCGGACAGAATCATCGCGCCGGCGCAGATCCAGCAATCGC
This is a stretch of genomic DNA from Pseudomonas marvdashtae. It encodes these proteins:
- a CDS encoding M48 family metallopeptidase, whose amino-acid sequence is MNKTLIVSALSAGLLLAGCQSVNTTSGGAVGVERKQYMFSMLSTAEVNQMYAQSYQKSMGEAKAQGVLDKTSSDAKRVQAISSRLIAQAPVFRPDSAQWNWEVNLIKSDELNASCGPGGKIIFYTGLIEKLKLNDDEIAAIIGHEIAHALREHGREAMSKAYGIEMAKQGAGAIFGLGQDSLALADTVANYGMTLPNSRGNENEADLIGLELAARAGYDPNAAITLWNKMAKASEGAPPEFMSTHPASSSRIASLQAAIPKVMPLYQQAKK
- a CDS encoding TMEM165/GDT1 family protein — its product is MLDSFLVPTAIVALAEIGDKTQLLALILAARFRKPWPIIAGIVAATLANHAAAGAVGAWVGGFFSDAVLHWILAASFAATALWTLVPDKLDDDEANTARKFGPFLTTLIAFFLAEIGDKTQIATVMLAAQYPELWLVIIGTTVGMLIANVPVVLAGNFAAEKLPLTLIRRLAASAFFILAIVAVYKAMQSSGWV
- a CDS encoding class I SAM-dependent methyltransferase; amino-acid sequence: MDPRSEVLLRQAELFQGSVLLAGLPADDLLGRLPEAHGWCWHAGDQAALDARFPERSQFGVNVPEREFDTAVVFLPKAKDLTDYVLNAVASRLAGREVYLVGEKRSGIEGASKQLNPFGKPRKLDSARHCQLWQVTVANAPQAKPLESLAQSYQLPLAEGPLTVISLPGVFSHGRLDRGSALLLEHLDKLPSGHLLDFGCGAGVLGAAVKRRYPHNTVTLLDVDAFAAASSRLTLAANGLEAEVLTGDGIDAAPMGLSAILSNPPFHVGVHTDYHATENLLRKAAKHLKNGGELRLVANSFLKYQPLIEEHLGICAIKAEGQGFRIYRAKRG
- a CDS encoding 2-hydroxyacid dehydrogenase encodes the protein MTNTARAVFLDHPSLDLGDLDLSPLRQCFSELQLFARTTQDQVTERLKGATVAITNKVVIDAAAMAASPELKLILISATGTNNVDLAAARQHGITVCNCQGYGTPSVAQHTIMLLLNLATRLADYQKAVGEGRWQQAPQFCLLDFPIVELEGKTLGLLGHGELGGAVARLAEAFGMRVLPGQIPGRPARPDRVPLDELLPQVDALTLHCPLTEHTRHFIGARELALLKPGAFLVNTARGGLVDEQALADALRSGHLGGAATDVLSVEPPTQGNPLLAGDIPRLIVTPHNAWGSREARQRIVGQLTENAQGFFSGTARRVVS
- a CDS encoding LysE family translocator, whose protein sequence is MYLAEFLTVALIHLLAVASPGPDFAVVVRESVTHGRRAGTWTALGVGTAIFLHVGYSLLGIGLIVSQSIVLFNALKWAAAAYLLYIGFKALRAQPAKATEENLHKAVGERTARGAFTAGFITNGLNPKATLFFLSLFTVVINPHTPLAVQAGYGVYLAVATAAWFCMVAMLFSQARVRAGFARMGHWFDRTMGAVLIAIGVKLAFTEAH